In Quercus lobata isolate SW786 unplaced genomic scaffold, ValleyOak3.0 Primary Assembly Scq3eQI_73, whole genome shotgun sequence, a single window of DNA contains:
- the LOC115972758 gene encoding uncharacterized protein LOC115972758 has product MAFKIDSLVLNNATNVPNNGVVSARHKLEQIEAYIIVITIFIAFLVVFGSYRRRSHSVFLKILIWIAYVLPTYLITYTFGQMQSASFENELFVIWAIFLLIFSGNADCISAYSLQDNENQRRYKMAVLVKYYGLAWLMGTYSHETKFMIPLYIFAFLRTSLRSEALTLASRTDGLVRNTKLIADFMANEHTFSNENEVDPSCMKGYKYWVEGVEKEDMEVIPPLYQYHLKTANEVVTIEMIWQCQGSLLSSTGDSDGRLKDICLSCALFRLLCRRFAGYSMSERSQLKTWNFVRHGLLAKEGDHERAFRVIEVELAFLYDFFYTNYYALSTTGFSLFKSMQLLIIIIGCVIAAPMLKHYHTPNGDLNLLTVSGRDVDVRVTAIVIGAILFMEVVQFSVVNFSDWAKVQWLCSYVKNPSWQNNKFIEKIIQIVCHKKWLKPWEQKLGQYDLLKSFNHNPSNSWASPYIDISRKGQKESSRIKLSLEVKKAIIASLKANEQQLNNGETSLERNGVKNELSWACRLETQTHVIMVWHIATCLCEINWEQANLQRESEHFIVATALSKYCAYLVAFAPRFLPDHAYITEFMFDQVVQEARDKLQGCNSPATMYDKMMRFGEDDHPGETIIKRGAVLGKQLLVDITDNELRWKILADFWADMMLFVSPSDDTTVHAEHLTKGGEFVTHLWALLSHAGILNRDLAQNV; this is encoded by the coding sequence ATGGCATTTAAAATTGATTCTCTGGTTCTAAACAATGCCACTAATGTTCCAAATAATGGGGTTGTGAGTGCTCGACATAAGCTAGAGCAAATTGAAGCATatattattgtgataacaatCTTTATAGCCTTTCTTGTGGTTTTCGGATCATACAGGCGTCGTAGCCACAGTGtgtttctcaaaattttaatatggatAGCTTATGTTTTGCCTACGTACCTGATAACCTACACTTTTGGCCAGATGCAGTCAGCATCCTTTGAAAATGAATTGTTTGTTATTTGGGCGatatttttgcttattttctCTGGAAATGCAGATTGCATCTCTGCCTACAGCCTTCAAGACAATGAGAATCAGAGGAGATATAAAATGGCAGTGCTTGTTAAATATTATGGGCTGGCCTGGTTGATGGGTACGTATAGTCATGAAACAAAATTTATGATACCGCTCTATATCTTTGCTTTCCTAAGGACGTCACTAAGAAGTGAAGCTTTGACCTTGGCTAGCAGAACAGATGGTTTGGTCAGAAATACCAAACTGATTGCAGACTTCATGGCCAATGAGCATACGTTCAGCAACGAAAATGAAGTAGATCCCTCATGCATGAAAGGCTACAAGTATTGGGTGGAAGGCGTAGAAAAGGAAGACATGGAAGTTATCCCACCACTCTACCAATATCATTTGAAGACTGCAAATGAAGTTGTTACCATTGAGATGATCTGGCAATGCCAAGGGAGTCTCCTAAGCTCTACCGGAGATTCAGACGGCCGACTCAAGGACATTTGCCTCTCTTGTGCATTGTTCAGGCTTCTCTGTCGTAGATTTGCAGGATACTCCATGTCTGAAAGGTCCCAGTTGAAGACATGGAATTTTGTTCGGCATGGGCTACTTGCCAAAGAAGGTGATCACGAGAGAGCATTCCGAGTAATTGAGGTCGAACTCGCATTTCTATATGATTTCTTCTACACAAATTATTATGCTTTATCTACCACGggattttcattatttaaaagtATGCAGTTGCTTATTATCATAATTGGTTGTGTAATTGCTGCTCCCATGCTAAAGCATTACCATACACCCAATGGAGACTTGAACCTGCTTACAGTAAGTGGGCGAGATGTTGACGTGCGAGTTACAGCTATAGTTATAGGAGCTATCCTCTTCATGGAAGTTGTTCAATTTTCGGTTGTCAACTTCTCCGATTGGGCTAAGGTACAGTGGCTTTGCTCTTATGTTAAAAACCCTTCATGGCAAAACAATAAATTCATTGAGAAGATTATACAAATTGTCTGCCATAAGAAATGGTTAAAACCTTGGGAGCAAAAACTCGGCCAATATGATCTACTTAAATCCTTTAACCATAACCCTTCCAATTCTTGGGCCTCTCCTTACATAGATATTTCTAGAAAAGGTCAGAAAGAAAGCAGTCGGATCAAATTATCTCTGGAAGTGAAGAAAGCAATTATTGCCTCCCTAAAGGCCAACGAACAGCAATTGAATAATGGGGAAACTTCTCTGGAGCGAAATGGGGTCAAGAATGAACTCTCTTGGGCATGTAGACTTGAGACACAAACGCATGTTATCATGGTCTGGCATATAGCTACTTGTCTTTGTGAGATAAATTGGGAACAAGCCAACCTACAAAGGGAAAGCGAACACTTCATTGTGGCAACTGCATTATCTAAATATTGTGCCTACTTGGTGGCCTTTGCTCCAAGATTTTTACCTGATCATGCGTATATTACAGAATTTATGTTTGACCAGGTAGTTCAAGAAGCCAGGGATAAACTCCAGGGATGCAACTCACCAGCAACTATGTATGACAAGATGATGAGATTTGGCGAAGATGATCATCCTGGAGAAACAATTATTAAAAGAGGTGCTGTTCTTGGGAAGCAACTGTTGGTAGACATAACTGACAATGAACTGAGATGGAAAATTCTAGCAGATTTTTGGGCAGATATGATGTTGTTTGTGAGTCCCTCCGATGACACAACCGTTCATGCAGAGCACCTGACTAAGGGAGGAGAGTTTGTGACTCACTTGTGGGCTTTACTCTCTCATGCAGGCATACTCAATCGAGACTTAGCTCAGAATGTCTGA